In Oceanidesulfovibrio indonesiensis, a single genomic region encodes these proteins:
- a CDS encoding acyl-CoA dehydrogenase family protein, whose translation MERLRTLPGDDVRQIMWRFADRYDLQMVVQSSRSIARTTAARLVADGARNTHDWTPEKEELLKAFDASGLTGMFMEPEQGGFIAGPKNLAMCLVAYELSWVDGGAATCNLATDLALAPIHERGTPEQKDYYMTKCVPPQPGEDREVWRGAFALTEPLPYVGVDTGVVSGKIRIAEWKEGEEPMIQVEKRGRFITNMAFANFVTAAVNTDDERIKSSCMVILEEGDEGIFDPGAPTLKMVHQLSATNDPVFSLKVPASRIIGGYTIQDGVIVPNYSHGEIIAAVFQRTRIPVGVMTAAKLLSAVEPVIRYQRGRFRGGESKPGTPRYELGLQQNEDANHRLLDVWSTGEAMASLGFAAGRMADEFDPIEKEKDRLFIEQAIKGPRAQLKALKPKEQEAMEMVQLRARPEGERDQARLEALEADPLVQYSYLSAMSNVYIPACKLWNTGYGCQMMREAVAMMGGYGITEDCPGFLGQKWMDAQLEATYEGPEVVQRRQLSISMTGPVFSAQVTAWIDELKRRAQETPGRGHCTLAAAFELWAWTVEHLQSAKDPEGKPLMHGRRQGVTFQLADALSWLVAVKCFMDDIDELAEKGQMNPVVAEGLDALVDFYGDMATWQAARAAGETGRVAADLVFGYILHPDCAGECCGPEASGNLFDGAEEFYALRRKVDAAAAGARLAKDRAAADLTKVMIPEALDYPL comes from the coding sequence ATGGAAAGACTCCGCACCCTACCCGGTGACGACGTCCGCCAGATCATGTGGCGTTTCGCAGACCGGTATGATTTGCAAATGGTCGTCCAGTCCTCCCGCTCCATTGCCCGCACCACGGCCGCGCGCCTGGTGGCGGATGGGGCCCGCAACACCCACGACTGGACCCCCGAGAAGGAAGAACTCCTCAAGGCTTTTGACGCATCCGGCCTGACAGGCATGTTCATGGAGCCCGAGCAGGGCGGTTTCATCGCCGGACCCAAGAACCTCGCCATGTGCCTTGTGGCCTACGAGCTTTCCTGGGTCGACGGCGGCGCAGCCACCTGCAACCTGGCCACCGATCTCGCTCTCGCGCCCATCCACGAGCGCGGCACCCCGGAGCAGAAAGACTACTACATGACCAAGTGCGTGCCGCCCCAGCCGGGCGAGGACCGCGAGGTCTGGCGCGGCGCTTTCGCGCTCACCGAGCCGCTGCCCTACGTGGGCGTGGACACCGGCGTGGTCTCCGGCAAGATCCGCATAGCTGAATGGAAAGAGGGCGAAGAGCCCATGATCCAGGTGGAAAAGCGCGGCCGCTTCATCACCAACATGGCGTTCGCCAACTTCGTGACCGCTGCGGTGAACACCGACGACGAGCGCATCAAAAGCTCCTGCATGGTCATCCTGGAGGAGGGCGACGAAGGGATTTTCGATCCCGGCGCGCCGACTCTGAAGATGGTCCACCAGCTTTCCGCCACCAACGATCCCGTTTTTTCGCTCAAGGTGCCCGCCTCCCGCATTATCGGCGGCTACACCATCCAGGACGGTGTGATCGTTCCGAACTACAGCCATGGCGAGATCATCGCCGCCGTGTTCCAGCGCACCCGCATCCCCGTGGGCGTAATGACCGCGGCCAAGCTTTTGTCCGCCGTGGAGCCGGTCATCCGCTACCAGCGGGGCCGTTTCCGCGGTGGGGAGTCCAAGCCCGGCACCCCGCGTTACGAGTTGGGACTGCAACAGAACGAGGATGCCAACCACCGCCTGCTGGACGTCTGGTCCACGGGCGAGGCCATGGCCTCCCTGGGGTTCGCCGCCGGCCGCATGGCCGACGAATTCGATCCCATCGAGAAAGAGAAGGACCGGCTTTTCATCGAGCAGGCGATCAAGGGCCCCCGCGCCCAGCTCAAGGCGCTCAAGCCCAAAGAGCAGGAAGCCATGGAGATGGTCCAGCTTCGCGCCCGTCCAGAAGGCGAGCGCGACCAGGCCCGCCTGGAAGCGCTGGAAGCCGATCCGCTCGTGCAGTATTCCTACCTTTCGGCCATGTCCAACGTGTACATACCAGCCTGCAAGCTCTGGAACACGGGCTACGGCTGCCAGATGATGCGCGAAGCCGTGGCCATGATGGGCGGCTACGGCATCACCGAGGACTGCCCCGGCTTCCTCGGCCAGAAGTGGATGGACGCCCAGCTGGAGGCCACCTATGAAGGCCCCGAGGTTGTGCAGCGCCGCCAGCTCAGCATCTCCATGACCGGCCCCGTGTTCTCGGCCCAGGTTACCGCCTGGATCGACGAACTGAAGCGTCGCGCGCAGGAGACCCCTGGCCGCGGGCACTGCACCCTGGCCGCCGCCTTCGAGCTGTGGGCCTGGACCGTGGAGCATCTCCAGTCCGCCAAAGACCCCGAGGGCAAGCCGCTCATGCACGGCCGCCGTCAAGGCGTGACGTTCCAGCTGGCTGATGCGCTTTCCTGGCTCGTTGCGGTGAAGTGCTTCATGGACGACATCGACGAGCTCGCGGAAAAAGGCCAGATGAACCCGGTGGTAGCCGAGGGCCTGGACGCGCTCGTAGACTTCTACGGCGACATGGCCACCTGGCAGGCTGCCCGCGCCGCCGGTGAAACAGGCCGCGTGGCCGCGGATCTGGTGTTCGGTTACATCCTCCATCCGGACTGCGCTGGCGAGTGCTGCGGACCGGAGGCGTCCGGCAACCTCTTCGACGGCGCCGAGGAATTCTACGCTCTGCGCCGCAAGGTGGACGCGGCCGCAGCGGGTGCGCGTCTGGCCAAGGACCGCGCCGCGGCCGATCTGACCAAGGTCATGATCCCCGAGGCCCTGGACTACCCGCTCTAG
- a CDS encoding electron transfer flavoprotein subunit alpha/FixB family protein: MNAILFLAHTDGQGALPKSALETLTAAREMADATGAALHVGLFGADVAGAANAVAGCGAARFFGAADPALQLPRYTSDAAAAEALCKASGAELVLTPATSRVSRFLPGVAHRLGGAADTYCTAITVDDGKPVVTRWYYRQRMKAIVTREQKPWLVSIGGGCYAPFEGAAGEATLETVSVDLPASKTEAKSIEAPSSDTQTIRPDSEMLFVAGAGWTKKQAGSTRVDEAESLILGFLDKTKSSLGSSKSLVDLSGEGQAVLNFLTHLHQVGQTGSTPRHPKGLATCCHGEEPHVVGWRFVNERRAINLDPACGWAQGKADVLYVADAFEVMQEVNKLLGEA, encoded by the coding sequence ATGAACGCGATTCTTTTCCTTGCCCATACCGATGGCCAGGGCGCGCTCCCAAAATCCGCTCTGGAGACCCTGACCGCGGCGCGCGAAATGGCCGACGCCACCGGCGCAGCTTTGCATGTGGGCCTGTTCGGGGCCGATGTGGCCGGAGCCGCCAATGCTGTTGCCGGTTGCGGAGCCGCCAGGTTCTTCGGCGCGGCCGACCCGGCTTTGCAATTGCCGCGCTACACGTCGGACGCCGCGGCAGCCGAGGCGCTCTGCAAGGCCAGCGGCGCCGAGCTCGTGCTCACCCCGGCGACCTCCCGCGTGAGCCGCTTCCTTCCCGGGGTCGCCCATCGCCTGGGCGGCGCTGCAGACACCTACTGCACCGCCATCACCGTGGACGACGGCAAGCCTGTGGTCACCCGCTGGTATTACCGCCAGCGCATGAAGGCGATCGTCACCCGCGAGCAGAAGCCCTGGCTCGTGTCCATCGGCGGCGGCTGCTACGCCCCGTTTGAGGGGGCAGCAGGCGAAGCGACCCTGGAAACCGTGAGTGTAGACCTGCCCGCCAGCAAAACCGAAGCGAAGTCCATTGAGGCTCCTTCCAGCGATACGCAGACCATCCGGCCCGATTCCGAGATGCTTTTCGTGGCCGGTGCGGGCTGGACCAAGAAGCAGGCCGGCTCAACCCGCGTGGACGAGGCCGAATCCCTTATCCTCGGCTTCCTGGACAAGACCAAGTCTTCGCTCGGCTCGTCCAAGTCCCTCGTGGACCTTTCCGGCGAAGGCCAGGCCGTGCTTAACTTCCTCACCCACCTGCACCAGGTGGGGCAGACCGGCTCCACCCCCCGCCACCCCAAGGGCCTCGCCACCTGCTGCCACGGCGAGGAACCCCATGTGGTGGGCTGGCGCTTCGTCAACGAACGCCGCGCCATCAACCTGGACCCGGCGTGCGGCTGGGCCCAGGGCAAGGCGGACGTGCTCTACGTGGCCGACGCCTTCGAGGTGATGCAGGAAGTGAACAAGCTCCTGGGAGAAGCGTAG
- a CDS encoding dihydrolipoyl dehydrogenase family protein — MPDHFDALILGAGPAGGGVASRLAAAGLKIAMTDAGPYGGTCPLSGCNPKKILLGPAEIAQMAAHLQGKGVDRPPSVIWKDLMDFKRTFTEPVPEKAKNAYAEKGIETLSGPGRFIGPDTVEVAGREVTADNIFICTGVKPRPLAFPGAEHLADNVDFLDLDELPEHVVLIGGGYIAMEFASIAHHCGARVTVLQRSDAILRGFDQELAGLLVEAMQTAGMDVLLNAPVHSVESADGRYTIRYGEDGGESITADLVVNCAGRVPNIESLNLEAAGVEAGPKGIAVKPTMQSVSNPKVWAVGDVAATPFELTPVAVLEADVAAANVLDPQANKYADYFGIPTVCFTLPPCAACGLTAEQADEQGIPHQVLTHELADMFSWKRLGQKYGRAKIVLDEDGERILGAHLLGHNAEEVINLFALAIRNEMPLEAVKSTYWAYPTCGYYMQYLIAE, encoded by the coding sequence ATGCCTGACCACTTCGACGCGCTGATTCTGGGAGCCGGTCCTGCCGGCGGCGGAGTCGCCTCGCGCCTGGCCGCTGCCGGCCTGAAGATCGCCATGACCGACGCCGGGCCGTATGGCGGAACCTGTCCGCTTTCCGGATGCAATCCCAAGAAAATTCTCCTGGGACCGGCCGAGATTGCCCAGATGGCCGCGCACCTGCAGGGCAAGGGCGTGGACCGGCCGCCGAGCGTAATCTGGAAGGACCTCATGGATTTCAAGCGAACCTTCACCGAGCCTGTGCCGGAAAAGGCGAAGAACGCCTATGCCGAAAAAGGCATCGAAACCTTGTCCGGTCCGGGCCGCTTCATCGGACCAGACACCGTGGAGGTCGCCGGCCGGGAGGTGACGGCGGACAACATATTCATCTGTACAGGCGTCAAACCGCGCCCTCTCGCTTTCCCCGGTGCGGAGCACCTTGCGGACAACGTGGACTTCCTGGACCTGGACGAACTACCCGAGCACGTCGTGCTCATCGGCGGCGGATACATCGCCATGGAGTTCGCCTCCATAGCGCACCATTGCGGCGCCCGCGTCACGGTCCTCCAACGCAGCGACGCCATCCTCCGCGGGTTCGACCAGGAATTGGCCGGCCTGCTCGTGGAGGCCATGCAGACCGCCGGCATGGACGTCCTGCTGAACGCGCCGGTCCATTCCGTGGAGTCGGCCGACGGTCGCTACACCATACGCTACGGCGAGGACGGCGGCGAATCAATCACCGCAGATCTGGTGGTGAACTGCGCAGGCCGCGTGCCGAACATCGAATCGCTGAACCTGGAGGCGGCCGGCGTGGAAGCCGGGCCAAAGGGCATTGCCGTGAAGCCGACCATGCAGTCCGTTTCCAACCCCAAAGTCTGGGCCGTGGGCGACGTGGCGGCCACTCCGTTCGAACTCACACCCGTGGCCGTGCTTGAAGCCGATGTGGCTGCCGCCAACGTGCTCGACCCGCAAGCGAACAAGTACGCCGACTATTTCGGCATTCCCACGGTGTGCTTCACCCTGCCGCCTTGCGCGGCGTGCGGTCTCACTGCCGAACAGGCCGATGAACAGGGCATCCCGCACCAGGTACTGACCCATGAGCTTGCGGACATGTTTTCATGGAAGCGGCTCGGGCAGAAGTACGGCCGCGCGAAGATCGTGCTGGACGAGGACGGAGAACGGATTCTGGGCGCGCATCTGTTGGGCCACAACGCCGAGGAGGTGATCAACCTGTTCGCCCTGGCCATCCGCAACGAGATGCCCCTGGAGGCGGTCAAGTCCACCTACTGGGCGTATCCCACATGCGGCTACTACATGCAGTACCTCATTGCGGAGTGA
- a CDS encoding 4Fe-4S ferredoxin translates to MDNQAPETPRQSMDVDIVCVGFGPATAAFLTHLSRALVDENGQPLAESKAMPGMPPQVICYERADDISFGVSGFVTKGRAIKASFPDLDVSQIPMAAPVSEEKVVYLMDPVGASRKGPGMKAFEKMLGLTAKKDAQAMELPFIPDFMAKHDGFVMSMGQFQQWVGSEVMGSGLVQVWPGSPVAEPLVESRSVKGVRLADQGVDKQGNPEAAYMPGMDIKAQLTVLGDGPYGPVSRQLDRKIGVPEGHHVRDWAVGMKMVVELPENSGLKPGTVLHTIGYPEPEIFGFLYVYPDNIASLGIFVPSWFDSPVRTAYRYLQHWMMHPYLWRHLEGGTMRSWGAKSLQESGKRGEPILAGDGFARIGEGSGSTNVLSNSGVDEAWATGAMLAEAVIELMREGKEFTKENLEQTYVKRRRESWVEEETRIASKARDGFQKGVLPGLIGTGIAGFSKGKLSWPARIKKPYERIPTLEKYYEGKISAEEIEQLRQETQAKGLPLHNALMTRAGWPEIPYDGQLLVSHQDALLMGGKVQAAPGYADHVRFVRPETCEKCRERVCIEACSGQAIMSNPDGGVPVFDREKCIHCGACIWNCSKAHPTDPERTNVEFKAGSGGLHSVEN, encoded by the coding sequence ATGGACAATCAAGCACCCGAGACGCCCCGGCAATCCATGGACGTGGATATCGTCTGCGTGGGATTCGGCCCGGCCACGGCCGCGTTCCTCACCCATCTTTCCCGCGCCCTGGTAGACGAAAACGGCCAGCCCCTGGCAGAGTCCAAAGCCATGCCCGGCATGCCGCCACAGGTCATCTGCTACGAGCGCGCCGACGACATCTCCTTCGGTGTTTCCGGCTTCGTCACCAAAGGCCGCGCCATCAAAGCCTCGTTCCCGGATCTGGACGTAAGCCAGATTCCCATGGCCGCCCCTGTGAGCGAGGAGAAGGTCGTCTACCTCATGGACCCGGTGGGCGCGAGCCGCAAGGGACCCGGCATGAAGGCCTTCGAGAAGATGCTCGGCCTGACCGCCAAAAAAGACGCCCAGGCCATGGAGCTGCCGTTCATCCCGGATTTCATGGCCAAGCATGACGGCTTCGTCATGTCCATGGGCCAGTTTCAGCAGTGGGTCGGCTCCGAGGTCATGGGCTCCGGCCTGGTGCAGGTCTGGCCGGGATCGCCCGTTGCCGAACCGCTTGTGGAAAGCAGATCCGTCAAGGGCGTGCGCCTGGCCGACCAGGGTGTGGACAAGCAGGGCAACCCGGAAGCCGCCTACATGCCAGGCATGGACATCAAGGCGCAGCTCACCGTGCTCGGCGACGGTCCCTACGGACCTGTGAGCCGGCAGCTGGACCGCAAGATCGGCGTGCCGGAAGGCCACCACGTGCGCGACTGGGCCGTGGGCATGAAGATGGTGGTGGAACTGCCCGAGAACAGCGGGCTGAAGCCCGGCACAGTGCTGCACACCATAGGCTACCCCGAACCTGAAATTTTCGGCTTCCTCTACGTCTATCCGGACAACATCGCCTCCCTCGGCATCTTCGTGCCGTCCTGGTTTGATTCTCCGGTGCGCACCGCCTACCGCTACCTTCAGCACTGGATGATGCACCCTTATCTCTGGCGGCATCTGGAAGGCGGCACCATGCGATCCTGGGGCGCCAAGTCCCTGCAGGAGTCGGGCAAGCGCGGCGAGCCCATCCTGGCGGGCGACGGCTTTGCGCGCATCGGCGAGGGTTCCGGCTCCACCAACGTGCTTTCCAACTCCGGCGTGGACGAAGCCTGGGCCACCGGCGCCATGCTCGCCGAGGCCGTGATCGAACTCATGCGCGAGGGTAAGGAGTTCACCAAAGAGAACCTGGAGCAGACGTATGTGAAGCGCCGCCGTGAAAGCTGGGTGGAGGAAGAGACCAGGATTGCCTCCAAGGCGCGAGACGGGTTCCAGAAAGGCGTGCTCCCGGGCCTCATCGGCACGGGCATCGCTGGGTTTTCCAAGGGCAAGCTCAGTTGGCCTGCTCGGATCAAGAAGCCGTACGAGCGCATTCCCACGCTGGAAAAGTACTACGAGGGCAAAATTTCCGCCGAGGAGATCGAGCAGCTTCGACAGGAGACCCAGGCCAAGGGCCTGCCTCTGCACAACGCGCTGATGACCCGCGCCGGCTGGCCCGAGATTCCATACGACGGCCAGCTCCTCGTCTCCCATCAGGACGCGCTGCTCATGGGCGGCAAGGTCCAGGCGGCGCCCGGCTATGCCGACCACGTGCGCTTCGTGCGTCCGGAAACGTGCGAGAAGTGCCGCGAGCGCGTATGCATCGAGGCGTGCTCCGGCCAGGCGATCATGTCCAATCCCGACGGCGGCGTGCCCGTCTTCGACCGCGAAAAGTGCATCCACTGCGGGGCCTGCATCTGGAACTGCTCCAAGGCGCATCCCACGGACCCCGAGCGGACCAACGTCGAGTTCAAAGCCGGCTCCGGCGGGCTCCATTCCGTTGAAAACTGA
- a CDS encoding phosphoribosylaminoimidazolesuccinocarboxamide synthase, translating into MDIVTRTNIEGYNLLSRGKVRDIYEIDADRLLVVTTDRMSAFDVVMNEPIPHKGVVLNKITIFWMRRFEDIVANHLLETEVEKFPAPLQKYASQLEGRAVIAKRAKPLPIECIVRGHITGSGWKDYQKSGSVCGIPLPAGLLESAKLETPLFTPSTKADIGEHDENITLDKAIELAGAERAEEARRISLALFSRGREYAESKGLIIADTKFEFGMVGDQLTLIDEVLTPDSSRFWPMDGYEPGKPQPSFDKQYLRDYLAGLDWNKEPPAPVLPEEVIEQTRAKYIEAYERLTGEALEL; encoded by the coding sequence ATGGACATCGTTACACGCACCAATATTGAAGGGTACAACCTTCTCTCCCGCGGCAAAGTCCGCGATATCTATGAAATCGATGCGGACCGCCTCCTCGTGGTGACCACGGACCGCATGTCGGCCTTCGACGTGGTCATGAACGAGCCAATTCCGCACAAGGGCGTGGTGCTCAACAAGATCACCATCTTCTGGATGCGCCGCTTCGAGGACATCGTGGCCAACCACCTGCTGGAAACCGAGGTGGAGAAATTTCCCGCGCCGCTGCAGAAGTACGCGAGCCAGCTGGAAGGCCGCGCCGTCATCGCCAAACGCGCCAAACCGCTGCCCATCGAGTGCATCGTTCGCGGTCACATCACCGGATCGGGCTGGAAGGACTACCAGAAGTCCGGCAGCGTGTGCGGCATTCCACTGCCTGCCGGGCTGCTGGAATCCGCCAAGCTGGAAACGCCGCTGTTCACGCCCTCCACCAAGGCGGACATCGGCGAGCACGACGAAAACATCACCCTGGACAAAGCCATCGAGCTGGCCGGAGCGGAACGCGCCGAAGAGGCCAGGCGCATCTCCCTGGCGCTGTTCTCCCGCGGTCGCGAGTACGCCGAGTCCAAAGGCCTCATCATCGCGGACACCAAATTCGAGTTCGGCATGGTGGGCGATCAGCTCACCCTCATCGACGAGGTGCTCACCCCGGATTCCTCGCGCTTCTGGCCCATGGATGGCTACGAACCAGGCAAGCCGCAGCCCAGCTTCGATAAGCAGTACCTGCGGGACTACCTCGCCGGCCTGGACTGGAACAAGGAACCGCCCGCCCCGGTCCTGCCTGAGGAAGTCATCGAGCAGACCCGCGCCAAATACATCGAGGCCTACGAACGGCTGACAGGCGAGGCGCTGGAACTTTAA
- a CDS encoding electron transfer flavoprotein subunit beta/FixA family protein, with protein sequence MSYHIVVCGSIVPDPLQTLEPVTGPQGPALKNEMMLPAVLDPWAGHALYEAANLAKNIPDSKVWLVSLGPKAKLQQVMMNVAQKVPFELVVLDGPAGGFTEAEEVAAHLAKAIDSIDSLDKSKLLLFGGWQSASRGTGAVMQIVGEILGIHDQFQGVDKLEPQSDGSLQVKERVEGGSYLISALSGPPAVFGWATGTLPEPPNNPQVGMQNMRFIMPAIQKAQPAQVGAEGVEFKSVELPAQRRETRVVKDVPAADIAREIVDWIRG encoded by the coding sequence ATGAGTTACCACATCGTTGTCTGCGGAAGCATCGTTCCCGATCCGCTGCAGACTCTCGAACCCGTCACCGGTCCGCAGGGACCGGCGCTCAAGAACGAGATGATGCTGCCCGCGGTGCTGGACCCGTGGGCCGGCCACGCCCTGTACGAGGCCGCGAACCTGGCCAAGAACATTCCGGACTCCAAGGTCTGGCTGGTCAGCCTCGGCCCCAAGGCCAAGCTTCAGCAGGTCATGATGAACGTGGCCCAGAAAGTGCCTTTCGAGCTCGTTGTTCTGGATGGCCCGGCCGGCGGCTTCACCGAGGCGGAAGAAGTCGCGGCGCATCTGGCCAAGGCTATCGACTCCATCGACAGCCTGGACAAGTCCAAGCTCCTGCTCTTCGGTGGCTGGCAGTCCGCCTCCCGTGGCACCGGCGCCGTCATGCAGATCGTGGGCGAGATTCTGGGCATCCACGACCAGTTCCAGGGCGTGGACAAGCTGGAGCCTCAGTCCGACGGCTCTCTCCAGGTGAAGGAGCGCGTGGAAGGCGGCAGCTACCTTATTTCCGCGCTGTCCGGTCCGCCTGCCGTGTTCGGCTGGGCCACCGGCACGCTGCCCGAGCCGCCCAACAATCCGCAGGTGGGCATGCAGAACATGCGCTTCATCATGCCGGCCATCCAGAAGGCGCAGCCCGCGCAGGTGGGCGCCGAAGGCGTGGAGTTCAAGTCCGTGGAACTGCCGGCGCAGCGCCGCGAGACTCGCGTGGTCAAGGATGTCCCGGCCGCGGACATCGCTCGGGAAATCGTGGACTGGATCAGGGGCTAG